One Novosphingobium sp. G106 DNA segment encodes these proteins:
- a CDS encoding IlvD/Edd family dehydratase translates to MTSTPPRRLRSTAWFDNPANIDMTALYLERYLNFGLSLEELRSGRPIIGIAQTGSDLSPCNRHHLVLAERVREGIREAGGIAIEFPVHPIQETGKRPTAGLDRNLAYLGLVEVLYGYPLDGVVLTIGCDKTTPAALMAAATVNLPAIALSVGPMLNGWHKGERTGSGTIVWKAREMLSRGEIDDTGFIKLVSSSAPSTGYCNTMGTATTMNSLAEALGMSLPGSAAIPAPYRDRQENAYHTGKRIVDMVHEDLKPSDIMTRDAFLNAIAVNTAIGGSTNAPIHLAAIARHMGVELDIRDWQDHGHKVPLLVNLQPAGEYLGEDYYHAGGVPAVVNQLMGAGVIREDAMTVTGLGIGDNCRDATIEDEKVIRPFGQPLMEDAGFIVLSGNLFDSAIMKASVISPEFRARYLANPADPEAFEGPVVVFDGPEDYHARIDDPVLAIDSSTLLVMRGAGPVGYPGAAEVVNMRAPAYLLREGVRNLPCLGDGRQSGTSGSPSILNASPEAATGGGLALLETGDRVRIDLRRGTVDVLIGADELAARRAELDAAGGYAYPTSQTPWQAIQRSLVGELETGAILEGTEAFQRVAQTRGLPRDNH, encoded by the coding sequence ATGACGTCAACTCCGCCACGCCGGCTTCGATCCACAGCCTGGTTCGACAATCCTGCCAACATCGACATGACCGCACTGTACCTGGAGCGGTACTTGAACTTCGGGCTGAGCCTCGAAGAACTGCGGTCGGGGCGGCCGATCATCGGCATAGCCCAGACCGGCAGCGATCTGTCGCCCTGCAATCGACACCACCTCGTGCTGGCAGAGCGCGTGCGCGAAGGCATTCGCGAGGCCGGCGGGATCGCCATCGAGTTCCCCGTCCATCCGATCCAGGAGACCGGCAAGCGTCCTACCGCCGGACTCGACCGCAACCTGGCCTATCTTGGCCTGGTCGAAGTGCTGTACGGCTACCCGCTTGACGGGGTGGTGCTGACGATCGGCTGCGACAAGACCACGCCGGCCGCACTCATGGCGGCGGCAACGGTAAATCTTCCAGCTATCGCGCTTTCTGTAGGGCCGATGCTCAACGGCTGGCACAAGGGAGAGCGCACTGGAAGCGGCACGATCGTGTGGAAAGCGCGCGAGATGCTGAGCCGAGGTGAGATCGACGACACCGGTTTCATCAAGCTCGTCTCGAGTTCGGCGCCGTCGACCGGCTACTGCAACACCATGGGCACAGCCACGACGATGAACAGCTTGGCCGAGGCCCTGGGCATGTCACTGCCTGGCTCGGCGGCGATTCCGGCACCTTACCGCGACCGGCAGGAGAACGCCTATCACACCGGAAAACGCATCGTCGACATGGTGCACGAGGACTTGAAGCCCTCGGACATCATGACCCGCGATGCTTTCCTCAACGCCATCGCGGTGAACACTGCGATCGGCGGATCGACCAATGCTCCGATCCACCTCGCCGCGATCGCCCGTCATATGGGGGTCGAACTCGATATTCGTGATTGGCAGGACCACGGTCACAAGGTGCCGCTGCTGGTAAACCTGCAGCCCGCGGGCGAATATCTCGGCGAGGACTATTACCACGCGGGCGGCGTGCCGGCGGTCGTCAATCAGCTGATGGGCGCAGGGGTGATCCGCGAAGACGCGATGACCGTCACCGGCCTTGGCATCGGCGACAACTGCCGCGATGCAACGATCGAGGACGAAAAGGTCATCCGGCCGTTCGGTCAGCCGCTGATGGAGGATGCGGGCTTCATCGTCCTGTCTGGCAACCTCTTCGACAGCGCGATCATGAAAGCGAGCGTGATCTCCCCCGAGTTCCGCGCGCGCTACCTCGCCAACCCCGCCGATCCCGAGGCCTTCGAAGGCCCGGTCGTCGTGTTCGATGGTCCCGAGGACTATCACGCGCGGATCGACGATCCGGTGCTCGCCATCGATTCCAGTACTTTGCTCGTCATGCGCGGCGCCGGGCCGGTCGGCTATCCGGGCGCCGCGGAAGTGGTGAACATGCGCGCCCCGGCTTATCTGCTGCGTGAAGGCGTCCGCAATCTGCCTTGCCTCGGCGACGGGCGGCAATCGGGTACCAGCGGCAGCCCATCGATCCTCAACGCCTCGCCCGAGGCCGCGACCGGCGGCGGGCTCGCATTGCTCGAAACGGGCGACCGCGTGCGAATTGATCTCAGGCGCGGCACCGTCGACGTGCTGATCGGCGCCGACGAGCTCGCGGCGCGGCGCGCTGAGCTCGATGCCGCAGGCGGTTACGCCTATCCGACCTCGCAGACACCCTGGCAGGCGATCCAGCGCTCGCTGGTAGGCGAGCTCGAAACCGGTGCGATCCTGGAAGGAACTGAAGCTTTCCAGCGCGTAGCCCAAACACGCGGGCTGCCGCGCGACAATCACTAG
- a CDS encoding FadR/GntR family transcriptional regulator, giving the protein MPPKSGPRSLRIHQSVARQLGVAILSGEYLPGDTIPRASQQAETLKVSRTAYREAVQILTAKGLLESRPKAGTQVTPRERWNLLDPDVLAWMFTGTPDEVFIRDLFELRNLLEPAAARWAAVRRTEEQCERMQVAIEGMREHGLDTPEGQAADQRFHAVILEAAGNLALATLASSVGAAVRWTTHYKQRASKQPRDPLPEHEAVNDAIAAGDPERADAAMKELLRLALKDMASAL; this is encoded by the coding sequence ATGCCACCCAAAAGCGGACCTCGATCACTGCGAATCCACCAGTCGGTGGCCCGTCAGCTCGGCGTTGCCATCCTTTCGGGGGAATACCTGCCAGGCGACACTATACCCCGGGCGAGTCAACAAGCCGAGACGCTGAAGGTATCGCGCACGGCCTATCGGGAGGCGGTTCAGATTCTCACGGCCAAGGGCCTGCTCGAAAGCCGGCCCAAGGCCGGAACGCAGGTCACACCCCGCGAGCGCTGGAACCTGCTCGACCCCGACGTGCTCGCCTGGATGTTCACAGGCACCCCCGATGAGGTTTTCATCCGGGATCTGTTCGAACTGCGCAATCTGCTCGAGCCCGCAGCAGCGCGATGGGCAGCCGTGCGCCGCACCGAGGAACAGTGCGAGCGTATGCAGGTTGCGATCGAGGGAATGCGAGAGCACGGCCTGGACACCCCAGAGGGGCAAGCCGCAGACCAGCGCTTTCACGCGGTAATCCTGGAGGCAGCCGGCAATCTGGCCCTTGCCACGCTCGCAAGTTCGGTAGGCGCCGCGGTGCGGTGGACAACCCATTACAAACAACGAGCCAGCAAGCAGCCGCGGGATCCGCTCCCCGAGCATGAAGCGGTGAACGACGCCATTGCTGCAGGAGATCCCGAGCGCGCCGACGCCGCGATGAAGGAGCTCTTGCGCCTAGCGCTCAAGGACATGGCGAGCGCTTTATAA
- a CDS encoding Gfo/Idh/MocA family protein has translation MLQLGLVGFGKIARDQHLPAIEGTVGLELVAVASRHSHAEGVSSYPDIGSMLDAEPGIDAVILCMPPQPRFDAAHAALIAGKHVFLEKPPGATLSEVQALIALAERQGVSLFASWHSREAAAVAQAKAWLLGAEIHSASIAWKEDVRVWHPGQTWIWEPGGFGVFDPGINALSILTEVLPEPVRVLSAELDVPVNCAAPIAARLTLATGANTPIAAEFDFRQTGPQSWDISVETDKGSLVLANGGNTLAIDGAAQSVDVEAEYPRLYSRFADLVRRGESHVDLAPLQLVADAFLCGRARPTEAFYD, from the coding sequence GTGTTGCAGCTGGGGCTCGTCGGCTTCGGCAAGATCGCACGTGACCAACACTTGCCTGCTATCGAGGGCACGGTGGGCCTCGAACTGGTTGCGGTGGCGAGCCGCCATTCCCACGCCGAAGGTGTTAGCAGCTATCCTGACATCGGATCCATGCTGGACGCCGAGCCGGGGATCGACGCGGTCATCCTTTGCATGCCTCCACAGCCTCGCTTCGATGCAGCTCATGCAGCCTTGATCGCGGGCAAGCACGTCTTTCTCGAAAAGCCTCCTGGCGCAACGCTCTCCGAGGTTCAGGCGCTCATCGCCCTGGCCGAACGTCAGGGTGTGTCGCTCTTCGCTTCATGGCATTCGCGCGAGGCGGCGGCAGTTGCTCAAGCCAAGGCTTGGCTTCTGGGCGCAGAGATCCACTCTGCCTCGATTGCCTGGAAGGAGGACGTGCGCGTCTGGCATCCAGGTCAGACGTGGATCTGGGAACCCGGAGGATTCGGCGTCTTCGATCCGGGGATCAACGCGCTATCCATCCTGACCGAAGTTCTACCGGAGCCGGTCAGGGTGCTATCCGCGGAACTCGATGTGCCGGTCAATTGCGCCGCGCCGATCGCCGCCAGGCTGACGCTGGCAACCGGCGCAAACACGCCGATCGCCGCCGAGTTCGATTTTCGCCAGACCGGTCCGCAAAGCTGGGATATCAGCGTGGAAACCGACAAAGGGAGCCTGGTGCTTGCCAACGGCGGCAATACCCTTGCAATCGACGGAGCGGCTCAGAGCGTCGACGTTGAGGCTGAGTACCCGCGGCTTTACAGCCGGTTCGCCGACTTGGTCCGACGCGGCGAAAGCCACGTCGACCTTGCTCCGTTGCAGCTTGTGGCGGACGCCTTCCTTTGCGGTCGCGCTCGCCCTACTGAGGCATTCTACGACTGA
- the araD1 gene encoding AraD1 family protein, whose product MMRSLIQFVQDGMRGVAALDSEGKAWRLDDTPSTLALAADALSSGAQMAVLAETRQAEEIHLAQVTLLAPIDHPDPAHLLVSGTGLTHLGSAEGRDKMHKAAAAGDQLTDSMRMFLTGLEGGKPPTGAAGVQPEWFYKGDGDILVPSGQALGLPCFAGDGGEEPEIAGVYLIGANGAPLRLGFVLGNEFSDHVTERQNYLLLAHSKLRQAGIGPELLLGELPGRITGVSRILRGNAVVWEKPFLSGESNMSHSIANLEHHHFKYTPFRRPGDLHVHFFGTATLSFSDGIAAQPGDTFEIEADAFQLPLRNILEASTDEGVISVKAL is encoded by the coding sequence ATGATGCGCTCGCTCATCCAATTCGTTCAGGACGGCATGCGCGGCGTCGCCGCGCTTGATAGCGAGGGCAAGGCCTGGCGCCTTGATGACACGCCTTCGACGCTCGCACTCGCCGCCGACGCCCTGTCTTCGGGCGCTCAGATGGCGGTGCTGGCCGAAACCCGACAAGCCGAGGAGATCCACCTCGCGCAGGTTACGCTCCTCGCGCCGATCGACCATCCCGATCCCGCGCACCTGCTGGTCAGCGGCACCGGCCTCACGCATCTCGGCTCGGCTGAAGGCCGCGACAAAATGCACAAAGCCGCGGCCGCCGGCGACCAACTTACCGATTCGATGCGCATGTTCCTCACCGGACTCGAGGGCGGCAAGCCGCCCACGGGCGCGGCGGGCGTTCAGCCCGAATGGTTTTACAAAGGCGACGGCGACATCCTCGTGCCCTCTGGCCAAGCGCTCGGCCTTCCTTGTTTCGCCGGCGACGGCGGCGAAGAACCTGAAATCGCCGGCGTCTATTTGATCGGCGCGAACGGGGCCCCTCTTCGCCTCGGCTTTGTCCTCGGCAACGAGTTTTCCGACCACGTGACCGAGCGGCAGAATTACCTATTGCTGGCCCATTCCAAACTGCGCCAGGCGGGGATCGGCCCCGAGCTACTGCTCGGCGAATTGCCCGGGCGCATAACCGGCGTGAGCCGCATTCTTCGCGGCAACGCGGTTGTTTGGGAAAAGCCGTTCCTGTCGGGTGAAAGCAACATGTCGCACTCGATCGCCAATCTTGAACATCACCATTTCAAGTATACGCCCTTCCGGCGTCCTGGCGACTTGCATGTCCACTTCTTCGGCACAGCAACCCTGTCGTTCAGCGACGGTATTGCTGCGCAGCCGGGCGATACATTCGAGATCGAGGCCGATGCATTTCAACTGCCCTTGCGCAATATCCTCGAGGCAAGCACTGACGAGGGCGTCATTTCGGTGAAGGCGCTGTGA
- a CDS encoding sugar MFS transporter yields the protein MAGPAPSSGTHRADPSGASAPYGKSLALLATLFFMWGFITVINNTLLPHLRSVFELNYTQTTLIESVWFIAYAVASMPSAFLIERVGYKKAIIIGLVVMALGALGMVPAARIPSYEVTLVALFVIACGIALLQVAANPYVAVIGPPETAESRLTLVQAFNSMGTFFAPYFGGYLILSRTVSGTTMEGTAVSLEQRVGDAQATQLPYILVAIVLAIIAFVISRAKLPTLGEDTRRANAEERKHLSLWKHRNLVFGVPAIFIYLIAEIGVANLFINFVSQPTIGNMTHAAAANYLILLWGGMMVGRFVGAVIMRRIAAEKVLTAFALFAMAAMIGAALLHGPAAMWALILVGLGHSIMFPTIFALGIRGLGPLTEEGSGLLITAIAGGALVVVQGWLADTYGLQNSFWLTVACEVYVLFYAVWGSKPTQALPPVSAPFPAE from the coding sequence ATGGCAGGTCCGGCACCAAGCTCGGGAACGCACCGTGCGGATCCCTCGGGCGCCAGCGCGCCTTACGGAAAATCCCTCGCGCTTCTCGCCACCCTGTTCTTCATGTGGGGCTTCATCACCGTCATCAACAATACGCTGCTGCCCCATCTGCGCAGCGTGTTCGAGTTAAACTACACGCAGACCACGCTGATCGAATCCGTGTGGTTCATCGCATACGCAGTCGCTTCGATGCCCTCGGCGTTCCTGATCGAACGGGTCGGATACAAGAAAGCGATCATCATCGGCCTGGTGGTGATGGCCCTGGGCGCGCTCGGCATGGTTCCGGCAGCTCGCATCCCCTCCTACGAAGTCACGCTTGTCGCACTATTCGTGATCGCATGCGGAATCGCGCTCTTGCAGGTGGCCGCCAATCCATATGTTGCGGTGATCGGTCCGCCCGAGACTGCCGAATCTCGGCTCACACTGGTTCAGGCATTCAATTCGATGGGGACCTTCTTTGCTCCCTATTTCGGAGGCTATCTGATTCTCAGCCGGACGGTGTCCGGCACGACGATGGAGGGCACTGCGGTCAGCTTGGAGCAGCGCGTGGGGGACGCACAGGCAACCCAATTGCCCTACATTCTCGTTGCGATCGTTCTGGCGATCATCGCTTTTGTAATTTCGCGCGCCAAGCTGCCGACTTTGGGTGAGGATACCCGCCGTGCGAACGCTGAAGAGCGCAAGCATCTCTCGCTGTGGAAGCATCGCAATCTGGTGTTCGGCGTCCCGGCAATCTTCATCTATCTGATCGCCGAGATCGGTGTCGCGAACCTCTTCATCAACTTCGTTTCGCAGCCGACAATCGGTAACATGACGCACGCCGCCGCGGCGAACTACCTGATACTGCTTTGGGGTGGAATGATGGTGGGCCGCTTCGTTGGTGCGGTCATCATGCGCCGCATCGCGGCCGAGAAGGTCCTTACTGCATTTGCACTCTTTGCAATGGCCGCGATGATCGGGGCGGCGCTGCTCCACGGGCCGGCCGCCATGTGGGCGTTGATCCTGGTCGGACTTGGCCATTCGATCATGTTCCCTACAATCTTTGCGCTCGGTATCCGGGGGCTGGGCCCGTTGACCGAAGAAGGCTCTGGCCTGCTCATTACCGCGATTGCCGGCGGTGCTCTTGTGGTGGTGCAGGGATGGCTCGCCGACACGTACGGGTTGCAGAACAGCTTCTGGTTGACCGTTGCCTGCGAGGTCTATGTCCTTTTCTATGCGGTGTGGGGCTCGAAGCCGACGCAGGCATTGCCGCCGGTATCGGCCCCGTTTCCGGCTGAATGA
- a CDS encoding MFS transporter, which translates to MGYRAEFVDNWRQLAAASVGMALGLALNHYVMSLFAPAMIAEFGWSRAKYALVGATPFLTMFLIPLAGRFTDRVGPRKAAAVGFIALPLGYLALSFMNGSFAVFLAIIVVKSLLGTLTTTMVFARVIVERFDRARGIALSIVMSGAPLVAALAIPFLAQIIDVYGWRNGFRAIAVVTVLGGCFTMAMMGGGEPASAAPGDGQSPRLSKSEIGKLFASPLFLLAIGGMLLVNIPQLLVASQLKLVLAENGATGQSATWIVSLYAIGVVIGRFICGAALDRVPVHKVAIMALGAPAIGLAALASPFDSIWLLSGSILLMALAQGAEGDIGAYLISRKFELRNYSLIMSFMTVSLTLGSAFGSVMLSYSLSLADSYAAFLSLSAGVTLVGAYLFFLTGRFPPRNVSDPMMRGALAT; encoded by the coding sequence TTGGGCTACCGCGCAGAATTCGTGGACAACTGGCGGCAGCTAGCGGCGGCCAGCGTTGGCATGGCCCTTGGCCTCGCCCTCAACCATTACGTCATGAGCCTGTTTGCGCCGGCCATGATTGCTGAGTTCGGGTGGTCGCGCGCGAAATATGCGCTGGTGGGCGCGACGCCATTTCTAACAATGTTCCTGATTCCCCTCGCAGGACGCTTCACTGACAGAGTCGGCCCGCGCAAGGCCGCTGCCGTTGGCTTCATTGCCCTTCCCCTGGGTTATCTCGCACTCAGCTTCATGAATGGCAGTTTTGCGGTCTTTCTGGCGATCATCGTGGTCAAGTCGCTGTTAGGCACGCTGACGACAACGATGGTCTTCGCGCGGGTCATCGTCGAGCGCTTCGACCGCGCCCGAGGCATAGCCCTCTCCATCGTCATGTCGGGCGCGCCGTTGGTTGCCGCGCTGGCGATACCGTTCCTGGCCCAAATCATTGACGTCTACGGCTGGCGAAACGGCTTTAGAGCCATCGCAGTCGTCACCGTTCTGGGGGGCTGTTTCACGATGGCCATGATGGGGGGCGGAGAACCGGCCTCTGCAGCCCCAGGTGACGGCCAGTCGCCCCGCCTCTCCAAGAGCGAGATCGGCAAGCTCTTCGCCTCTCCGCTTTTCCTTCTGGCAATCGGAGGCATGCTGTTGGTCAACATTCCACAGCTGCTGGTCGCCTCCCAGCTCAAGTTGGTGCTCGCGGAAAACGGGGCCACGGGGCAAAGCGCAACCTGGATCGTGTCGCTCTATGCGATCGGCGTCGTGATCGGGCGCTTCATATGCGGTGCCGCGCTCGACCGTGTCCCTGTGCACAAAGTGGCCATCATGGCGCTCGGCGCGCCCGCGATTGGTCTCGCTGCTTTGGCCTCGCCCTTCGACTCGATTTGGCTTTTGAGCGGCTCAATCCTGCTCATGGCACTGGCCCAAGGGGCAGAAGGAGATATCGGCGCCTATCTGATCTCGCGAAAATTTGAGCTGCGGAACTACAGTCTGATCATGAGCTTCATGACGGTTTCGCTTACCCTGGGCTCCGCGTTTGGATCCGTGATGCTGAGCTACTCGCTCAGTCTGGCTGACAGCTATGCGGCGTTCCTGTCGCTAAGCGCCGGCGTGACTCTGGTCGGCGCTTATCTCTTTTTTCTCACGGGGCGCTTTCCTCCGCGGAACGTTTCCGATCCTATGATGCGCGGCGCCTTAGCCACCTGA
- a CDS encoding SMP-30/gluconolactonase/LRE family protein has protein sequence MKFRPEPVWQLNAELGEGPVWLPEEAALRFVDIKQGCLHRFDPVTGGRETTVVGGRPSFIVPASDGGLLVGSGNCVYRLEDGRLGPIVAAITQPEHNRTNDATVDRHGRLWFGTMDDREIEATGCIWCLAEGELHQAGGEAVVTNGPATSGDGRFLYHVDSGQQAIWRFVLGDGHALEGGEIIVRFGEGEGFPDGVVVDSEDCLWVALWDGWGLRRYTSDGALLLDIPFPCARVTKVAFGGADLRTAFVTTARTGLSAGALAEQPLAGSLFAFDAPVAGRLLEPVRLSSDIS, from the coding sequence ATGAAGTTTCGTCCCGAGCCTGTCTGGCAGTTGAACGCGGAGCTGGGCGAGGGGCCAGTCTGGCTGCCTGAAGAAGCTGCACTTCGATTTGTCGACATCAAGCAGGGATGCCTACACCGCTTCGATCCTGTGACCGGTGGCCGCGAGACGACAGTAGTGGGAGGCAGGCCCAGCTTCATCGTCCCCGCGAGCGACGGCGGTTTGCTGGTAGGGTCGGGAAACTGTGTCTACCGCCTCGAGGACGGCAGGTTGGGACCAATCGTCGCCGCCATCACGCAGCCGGAACACAACCGCACCAATGACGCCACAGTCGATCGCCACGGCCGTCTCTGGTTCGGCACGATGGACGATAGGGAAATCGAGGCGACGGGATGCATTTGGTGCCTGGCTGAAGGCGAGCTCCACCAGGCGGGCGGCGAAGCCGTGGTGACCAACGGGCCGGCGACCAGCGGGGATGGACGGTTCCTGTATCACGTCGATTCCGGCCAGCAGGCGATCTGGCGGTTCGTGCTCGGCGATGGCCACGCGCTCGAAGGCGGAGAGATCATCGTGCGCTTCGGCGAGGGCGAGGGCTTCCCTGACGGCGTAGTCGTCGACAGTGAGGATTGTCTGTGGGTGGCGCTGTGGGATGGATGGGGCTTGCGGCGCTATACCTCCGACGGCGCATTGCTTCTCGACATTCCGTTTCCCTGTGCAAGAGTGACGAAGGTTGCCTTTGGTGGTGCCGATTTGCGCACCGCATTTGTCACGACTGCCCGCACTGGCTTGAGCGCTGGTGCGCTTGCGGAACAACCGCTTGCCGGCAGCCTTTTTGCGTTCGATGCGCCGGTAGCGGGAAGATTGTTGGAACCGGTACGCCTTTCGTCCGACATCTCATAG
- a CDS encoding acyl-CoA dehydrogenase family protein, with product MYLAPEGQEIEIADAAAGFLGETMAIERLHGADAADMNAVLRNLLGDMGWFALAVPEADGGSGLSAVEHALFFREVGRQCGPVDILAQCLASNVASTQELRTALMSGQAGVALLVVDAEGYRAIGSPASEWGLLVSNDEARLYLIGDLPRTARPSLDPANSLGTISSLPDPAASMAGERIWRLGQLGAAAMLVGIAEAALDLIVEYAKVRETFGRKIGAYQAVRHPCADMAVRVEAARSQLWYAATAFKEGRIDASVHLDAAKHIANQTALANSDTNIQLHGGIGVTEEHNAHLLLKHTMLLARIFGSKRALLGSLLHAHLDD from the coding sequence ATGTATCTCGCGCCTGAAGGGCAGGAAATCGAGATCGCGGACGCTGCCGCCGGTTTCCTCGGCGAAACCATGGCGATCGAAAGGCTCCATGGGGCAGATGCAGCAGACATGAACGCTGTTTTGCGTAATCTGCTTGGGGACATGGGCTGGTTTGCGCTGGCCGTTCCCGAGGCTGACGGCGGCAGCGGATTGTCCGCCGTGGAGCATGCGCTGTTTTTCCGAGAGGTTGGACGCCAGTGCGGGCCCGTTGATATCCTGGCTCAGTGCCTCGCATCTAATGTCGCTTCGACCCAGGAGCTTAGAACCGCCCTGATGTCGGGACAGGCAGGGGTCGCATTGCTCGTCGTCGACGCTGAAGGCTACCGCGCGATCGGGTCCCCTGCCTCCGAATGGGGATTGCTGGTCTCGAACGATGAAGCCCGGCTCTATTTAATCGGCGATTTGCCAAGGACCGCCAGACCTTCGCTCGACCCTGCGAACTCGCTGGGCACGATCTCGAGTCTTCCCGATCCGGCAGCGAGCATGGCGGGCGAGCGGATCTGGCGTTTGGGGCAGCTTGGAGCGGCGGCCATGCTCGTGGGCATCGCGGAAGCCGCGCTCGACCTGATCGTCGAATATGCCAAAGTACGCGAAACGTTCGGACGCAAGATTGGCGCCTATCAGGCGGTGCGACATCCCTGCGCCGACATGGCGGTGCGGGTCGAGGCTGCGCGCTCGCAGCTCTGGTATGCGGCGACCGCATTCAAGGAGGGGCGGATTGATGCCAGTGTCCACCTGGACGCGGCAAAGCACATCGCGAACCAAACGGCGCTCGCCAATTCCGATACCAATATCCAGCTGCACGGCGGCATTGGAGTTACGGAAGAACACAACGCCCATTTGCTGCTGAAGCATACCATGCTGCTGGCGCGGATCTTCGGTTCCAAGCGCGCACTGCTGGGCAGTCTTCTCCACGCCCATTTGGACGACTGA